Proteins from a genomic interval of Gossypium hirsutum isolate 1008001.06 chromosome A09, Gossypium_hirsutum_v2.1, whole genome shotgun sequence:
- the LOC107939818 gene encoding calnexin homolog, which yields MMIMRLYALLLLLAFASLQLLCFAADVDEVFYDSFEESFDGRWIVSDKDDYKGVWKHSKSEGHDDYGLLVSEMAKKYAIVKELDEAVNLKEGTTVLQFETRLQSGLECGGAYLKYLRPQDAGWKPNEFDNESPYSIMFGPDKCGATNKVHFILRHKNPKSGEYIEHHLKYPPSVPSDKLTHVFTAILKPDNEVSILVDGEEKKKASFLSAEDFEPPLIPSKTIPDPDDKKPEDWDERAKIPDPDAVKPEDWDEDAHMEIEDEEAVKPEGWLDEEPEEIDDPEATKPEDWDDEEDGEWEAPKIENPKCETAPGCGEWKRPMKRNPAYKGKWSPPLIDNPSYKGIWKPQEIPNPNYFELEKPDFDPIAAIGIEIWTMQDGILFDNILIAKNDKVAESYRETTWKPKFEVEKEKQKAEDEAADSARLADFQRKVFDVLYKVADIPFLSKYKHQILDLIEHAETQPNLTIGVLVSIVVIILTIFFKLIFGGKKQPIVEKKPEVAETSNGEGSSGEKAEEAEKEEAAAAPRRRRRDN from the exons ATGATGATAATGAGGCTTTACGCTCTTCTTCTCCTATTAGCTTTCGCTTCGCTGCAACTCCTCTGCTTCGCCGCTGATGTTGACGAG GTGTTCTATGATTCATTTGAAGAGTCATTTGATGGACGATGGATCGTTTCTGATAAAGATGATTATAAAG GCGTGTGGAAGCATTCCAAGAGCGAGGGGCATGATGACTATGGTCTTCTCGTGAGTGAGATGGCAAAGAAGTATGCAATAGTGAAAGAGCTTGATGAGGCTGTGAATCTCAAAGAAGGTACCACTGTGCTTCAGTTTGAGACTCGCCTACAGAGTGGACTGGAATGTGGTGGTGCATATTTGAAATATCTTCGTCCTCAAGATGCTGGATGGAAGCCTAATGAGTTTGACAATGAATCCCCTTACTCTATCATGTTTGGACCCGACAAATGTGGGGCCACAAACAAGGTGCACTTCATCCTGAGGCATAAGAATCCTAAAAGTGGGGAATACATTGAACACCATCTGAAATACCCACCTTCTGTCCCATCTGACAAGCTTACTCATGTCTTCACTGCCATATTGAAGCCTGACAATGAGGTCAGCATTCTGGTTGATGGTGAGGAAAAGAAGAAGGCTAGCTTCCTTTCAGCAGAAGATTTTGAGCCTCCACTTATCCCTTCCAAGACAATTCCTGATCCTGATGATAAGAAGCCTGAGGACTGGGATGAGAGAGCTAAGATTCCTGATCCAGATGCCGTGAAGCCAGAGGATTGGGATGAGGATGCACACATGGAAATTGAAGATGAGGAGGCTGTGAAACCCGAAGGTTGGTTAGATGAAGAACCCGAGGAGATTGATGATCCGGAGGCAACCAAGCCTGAAGATTGGGATGATGAAGAAGATGGTGAGTGGGAAGCCCCCAAAATTGAGAACCCAAAGTGTGAGACAGCCCCTGGTTGTGGCGAATGGAAGAGGCCAATGAAGAGGAATCCAGCTTATAAAGGAAAATGGTCTCCTCCACTAATTGACAATCCCAGTTACAAGGGTATTTGGAAGCCTCAGGAGATTCCAAACCCCAACTACTTTGAGCTTGAAAAGCCTGACTTTGATCCTATTGCTGCCATTGGTATTGAGATTTGGACAATGCAAGATGGTATATTATTTGACAATATTTTGATAGCCAAAAACGACAAGGTTGCTGAGTCATATCGGGAGACCACGTGGAAGCCAAAGTTTGAGGTTGAGAAGGAAAAACAGAAGGCTGAGGATGAAGCTGCCGATTCTGCCAGGCTCGCAGACTTTCAG AGGAAGGTTTTTGATGTCTTATACAAGGTTGCTGACATTCCTTTCTTAAGCAAATACAAGCATCAAATTCTC GATCTTATTGAGCATGCTGAGACACAGCCGAACCTCACCATTGGTGTCTTGGTCTCTATTGTGGTGATTATTCTCACGATTTTCTTCAAGCTCATTTTTGGTGGGAAGaaacaa CCAATAGTAGAGA